Proteins encoded within one genomic window of Humulus lupulus chromosome 1, drHumLupu1.1, whole genome shotgun sequence:
- the LOC133812983 gene encoding dimethylnonatriene synthase-like, translated as MDFSSVFQALVFVSLLGFLVDHLSKKFNTNSVPKPSGALPIIGHLHLLSGHVPVARILAAMADKHGPIFSLRIGQHQVMVLSSWELVKDCFTTNDRAFANRPSSLAVGKHIGYDNASFALSPYGQYWREIRKFVDLHLLSSHKVTSLQHVRVSEVDSFIKSLFCFPTQDHGHPVPLSEYFEHFSLNLTIKLIAGKHFSASAYLEKNSEACRLKNAIREASHLSGLFVWSDAIPWLKCLDIGGHLSSMKRTFQEIDSVLANWLQEHNHNNTTDQERDLMDIMLSTHLAEKDAMIKSGYNRDTIIKATALILILTGTESTSLTLTWMISLLLNHPSVLKTAQEELDNHVGKERWVQESDIHNLKFLQAIVKETLRLYPSGSIIPREATQDCYLGGHHVRAGTRLIINIWKLHRDPRTWHDPLEFRPERFLTTNADMSFRDQYFEYIPFSSGRRSCPGMGLGLLVVQLVLARLVQGFDMKTKDDLPVDMEEELGIALPKLNPLNLVLTPRLSSQLYECL; from the exons ATGGATTTCTCTTCTGTTTTCCAAGCTTTAGTCTTCGTGTCTCTCTTAGGTTTTTTAGTTGACCATCTTTCCAAAAAGTTCAACACTAACAGTGTCCCTAAACCATCAGGGGCACTGCCAATCATAGGTCACCTCCATCTTCTCAGTGGCCATGTCCCAGTAGCTCGAATCCTTGCAGCCATGGCGGACAAGCACGGTCCAATATTCTCACTCCGGATCGGCCAACACCAAGTCATGGTGCTGAGTAGTTGGGAACTTGTTAAGGACTGCTTCACCACCAACGACAGAGCTTTCGCTAACAGACCAAGCAGCTTAGCAGTAGGGAAGCACATAGGCTACGACAATGCTTCTTTTGCGCTTTCCCCTTACGGCCAATACTGGCGTGAAATTCGAAAGTTCGTAGATCTTCACCTTCTCTCGTCCCATAAGGTAACATCGCTACAACACGTCCGAGTCTCTGAGGTTGACTCGTTTATCAAGAGTTTGTTCTGTTTTCCAACTCAAGATCATGGTCATCCGGTGCCTCTCAGTGAGTATTTCGAGCACTTTTCTTTGAATCTAACCATTAAGCTGATAGCCGGAAAGCACTTTTCTGCTAGTGCTTACTTGGAGAAGAACAGCGAAGCGTGTCGTCTTAAGAATGCCATAAGAGAAGCTTCGCATTTGAGCGGTCTGTTCGTGTGGTCGGATGCGATTCCATGGCTCAAATGTTTGGACATTGGTGGCCACTTGAGCTCCATGAAGAGGACTTTTCAAGAGATTGATTCGGTGCTAGCGAACTGGCTTCAggaacataatcataacaacacTACTGATCAGGAGAGAGACCTCATGGACATTATGTTGTCCACCCACCTTGCCGAGAAAGATGCAATGATCAAATCTGGTTACAACCGTGATACTATCATCAAAGCCACGGCACTG ATTTTAATCCTAACGGGGACCGAAAGCACATCTTTGACACTGACATGGATGATCTCTCTACTGTTGAACCACCCAAGTGTGCTGAAGACTGCCCAAGAAGAGTTAGACAACCATGTAGGAAAAGAGAGATGGGTGCAAGAATCAGATATTCACAACCTCAAGTTCCTCCAAGCCATTGTCAAGGAAACTCTTCGTTTGTACCCGTCAGGCTCCATTATCCCACGCGAGGCCACCCAAGATTGTTACCTCGGCGGCCACCATGTTCGGGCTGGCACTCGTTTGATCATCAACATATGGAAGTTGCATAGGGACCCGCGCACGTGGCACGACCCTTTGGAGTTTCGACCCGAAAGGTTCTTGACCACGAATGCTGATATGAGCTTCCGAGATCAATATTTCGAGTACATTCCTTTCAGCTCGGGTCGAAGATCGTGCCCCGGCATGGGACTGGGTTTGCTGGTGGTGCAGCTGGTGCTGGCTCGGTTGGTTCAAGGGTTTGACATGAAAACCAAAGATGATTTGCCAGTGGATATGGAGGAAGAATTGGGCATTGCCTTACCTAAGCTTAATCCACTTAATCTCGTCCTAACTCCTCGGCTTTCATCGCAGCTTTATGAGTGTCTTTGA